A window of the Dyadobacter pollutisoli genome harbors these coding sequences:
- a CDS encoding sugar phosphate isomerase/epimerase family protein, translating into MSIQISRRNFLINTALAGSAIPMLTHEAFAKSQTALADTPKINIFSKHLQFLNYRDMAEVAKELGFDGIDLTVRPKGHVLPEKVDSDLPMAVEAMKKVGFTPLMFCTAVEDAGNPLDKNVLETAAKLGFKYYRMNWYKYNEQKSIPELLTDYQSKMAGLSQLNSKIGLTGCYQNHSGRMVGASMFEIWNILQKADTKTMGAQYDIRHATVEGGLSWQTGFNLIRPYIKTIVLKDFIWEKNNAGKWAVKSVPLGEGMVDFKTYFKLIKEFKIDVPVCLHLEYPLGGADQGADKITVDKKVVFDAMKRDLQRVKELWAEA; encoded by the coding sequence ATGTCCATTCAGATTTCCCGCCGCAATTTCCTGATCAACACAGCCTTAGCCGGAAGCGCCATTCCAATGCTGACCCATGAAGCTTTTGCAAAAAGTCAGACTGCATTGGCCGATACGCCAAAGATCAATATTTTTTCAAAACACCTGCAATTCCTGAATTACCGGGATATGGCGGAAGTTGCGAAAGAGCTTGGCTTTGATGGTATTGACCTTACAGTTCGTCCAAAAGGTCATGTACTTCCCGAAAAAGTAGATTCCGACCTTCCTATGGCCGTCGAAGCGATGAAAAAAGTAGGTTTTACGCCACTGATGTTCTGTACCGCGGTGGAAGACGCGGGTAATCCTCTTGATAAAAATGTGTTGGAAACAGCGGCTAAGCTGGGTTTCAAATACTACCGGATGAACTGGTACAAATACAACGAGCAGAAAAGCATTCCTGAACTTTTGACCGACTACCAGTCGAAAATGGCAGGATTAAGTCAATTGAACAGTAAAATAGGGCTTACCGGCTGCTACCAAAACCATTCGGGCCGAATGGTAGGCGCTTCGATGTTTGAGATCTGGAATATCCTTCAGAAGGCTGATACCAAAACAATGGGAGCGCAGTACGACATTCGCCACGCGACGGTGGAAGGCGGGCTTTCGTGGCAAACCGGTTTTAATCTGATCCGTCCATACATTAAAACCATTGTTCTCAAAGATTTTATTTGGGAGAAAAATAATGCTGGAAAATGGGCCGTGAAAAGCGTCCCGCTGGGCGAAGGAATGGTCGATTTCAAAACCTATTTTAAGTTAATAAAAGAGTTCAAAATCGATGTACCGGTATGTTTGCACCTCGAATATCCACTAGGCGGGGCCGATCAGGGTGCTGATAAGATTACTGTTGATAAAAAAGTGGTCTTTGATGCTATGAAACGTGATTTGCAACGGGTGAAGGAATTGTGGGCGGAAGCTTAA
- a CDS encoding outer membrane protein assembly factor BamB family protein has protein sequence MKSVPIILSGIFLILTGFLLFPDPGDTSWPEYNGDGARSHYSPLTQISKENVEQLKVAWTYASGGADTIGNRSQIQCNPIIIKGILYGVSAGTQAFAINAATGKEIWKTSLTDNGGTTSRGLTYWEQGSDKRIFFGARKWLYALNATTGELIESFGEKGRINLKTDIERPGADDYITSNTPNTIFKNLIIVGTRVAESETALLGDVRAYNVLTGKLAWTFHTIPALGEYGYNTWQAQPARKNFGGANAWAGMAIDRGRGIVYIPTGSAAYDFYGGNRPGNNLFANCLIALDAATGKRLWHFQLVHHDIWDRDPPAPPNLVTVTHQGKQVDAVVQITKQGYVFVFDRVTGKPLFPIKETAFVMDAMLGEKPSRTQPIPTLPLPFTRQTFHEKNFNSFVADRDSLAGLLSKAKTGSAYIPITGDMTIFYPGTDGGAQWGGAATDQEGILYVPAKEIPVYTSLVKKEVISDKKGVTGANLYQLNCAACHGADKMGNHDGSYPSLANVDKRLKTEQVHAILQKGKGMMPSFSHISEAERKAIVDFLFNKNDNNALVATKNGTVPYQHTGYNRWYDKNGYPVSQPPWGTLTAVDLNTGQRRWQIPLGEYKALIDKGIPPTGTDNYGGPLVTASNLIFIAASRDEQFRAIEKETGKILWTATLPAAGYASPSTYSVNGRQYIVIACGGGKLNTRSGDKFVAFALP, from the coding sequence ATGAAGTCAGTACCGATTATCCTTTCCGGAATTTTTCTGATCCTTACCGGCTTTTTGCTTTTTCCGGACCCGGGAGATACCTCCTGGCCGGAATACAATGGTGACGGCGCCAGAAGTCATTACTCTCCGCTCACCCAGATCAGCAAGGAGAATGTAGAACAACTGAAAGTCGCCTGGACTTACGCGTCTGGCGGCGCAGATACAATCGGCAACCGAAGCCAGATCCAATGTAACCCGATCATTATCAAAGGCATTCTTTACGGAGTGTCAGCCGGTACGCAGGCTTTCGCCATTAACGCGGCCACAGGGAAGGAAATATGGAAAACCAGCCTGACAGACAATGGCGGAACCACCAGTCGCGGGCTTACCTACTGGGAACAGGGCTCTGATAAAAGGATTTTCTTCGGTGCGAGAAAATGGCTGTACGCATTGAATGCTACTACCGGCGAACTCATTGAATCTTTTGGAGAAAAAGGGCGGATCAACCTGAAAACCGACATAGAACGTCCCGGAGCCGATGACTACATTACTTCGAATACGCCTAATACCATTTTCAAAAACCTGATCATCGTCGGTACCCGCGTCGCAGAATCCGAGACCGCTCTCCTGGGTGATGTACGCGCATACAATGTGCTCACAGGCAAGCTGGCGTGGACATTCCACACGATACCTGCGCTCGGAGAATACGGCTACAACACATGGCAAGCGCAGCCCGCGCGCAAGAACTTTGGTGGTGCCAATGCCTGGGCCGGTATGGCGATTGATCGCGGTCGTGGCATCGTTTACATTCCGACCGGATCTGCGGCCTATGACTTTTATGGCGGCAACCGGCCGGGAAACAACCTGTTTGCTAATTGCCTTATTGCATTGGATGCTGCAACCGGCAAACGTCTTTGGCATTTTCAACTGGTACATCACGACATTTGGGACCGCGACCCTCCCGCCCCGCCGAATCTGGTAACAGTGACGCATCAGGGAAAACAGGTTGATGCCGTAGTGCAGATTACCAAGCAGGGCTATGTTTTTGTATTTGACAGGGTTACCGGAAAACCATTGTTCCCGATCAAGGAAACGGCCTTTGTAATGGATGCCATGCTCGGTGAAAAACCCAGTCGTACCCAGCCGATACCGACCTTACCTTTACCTTTTACCCGGCAAACTTTTCATGAAAAGAACTTCAATTCATTTGTAGCGGATCGGGATTCGCTGGCTGGCTTATTAAGCAAAGCAAAAACTGGCAGTGCTTACATTCCCATTACCGGCGATATGACGATATTTTATCCCGGAACAGACGGCGGCGCGCAATGGGGAGGTGCTGCTACGGACCAGGAAGGCATATTATATGTACCCGCGAAGGAAATCCCGGTTTATACATCATTGGTAAAAAAGGAAGTGATTTCAGATAAAAAAGGAGTTACAGGTGCAAATTTGTACCAATTAAACTGCGCCGCCTGCCACGGAGCTGACAAAATGGGCAACCACGATGGCTCGTATCCATCTCTGGCCAATGTTGACAAAAGATTAAAAACAGAGCAGGTACACGCCATTTTGCAAAAAGGAAAAGGTATGATGCCTTCGTTTTCACATATTTCAGAGGCCGAGAGGAAGGCCATTGTCGATTTTCTTTTCAATAAAAATGATAACAATGCATTGGTAGCAACCAAAAACGGAACAGTCCCTTACCAACATACCGGCTACAATCGTTGGTACGACAAAAATGGTTATCCGGTGAGTCAGCCGCCTTGGGGCACGCTTACTGCTGTGGATTTGAATACCGGCCAACGTCGCTGGCAGATACCTTTGGGAGAATACAAAGCGCTCATTGACAAAGGAATACCTCCTACCGGCACTGACAATTACGGTGGTCCGCTGGTAACAGCCAGCAACCTGATATTTATAGCCGCCAGCAGGGACGAACAGTTTCGCGCCATTGAAAAAGAAACCGGAAAGATCCTCTGGACAGCCACATTACCCGCTGCCGGATACGCTTCTCCAAGTACCTATTCAGTGAATGGTCGTCAATATATCGTCATAGCATGTGGTGGCGGGAAGCTCAATACCAGGTCTGGCGACAAGTTTGTTGCATTTGCGCTGCCTTAG
- a CDS encoding type II toxin-antitoxin system VapC family toxin, producing MFPKILTILSHQASPKIPNYLIDTHILLWHSENDTKLSQTVLAELNSPSTKLYISQATYWEMTIKKGLGKLNLTGSISDFYLSALQNSFQVLPFDIGHCQVLENLPQYHSDPFDRMIIAQAIAENLVIITQDEKFRLYEELVTIFWN from the coding sequence ATGTTTCCGAAGATTTTGACGATTTTATCCCACCAGGCTTCTCCAAAAATACCAAACTACCTCATTGACACACACATATTACTTTGGCATTCGGAAAACGACACAAAACTATCTCAGACGGTTCTCGCTGAGCTCAATTCTCCAAGTACAAAGCTCTATATAAGTCAAGCTACCTACTGGGAAATGACTATCAAAAAAGGCCTTGGCAAGCTCAATCTGACCGGTTCCATTAGCGACTTCTATTTATCCGCCCTACAAAATTCATTTCAGGTTCTGCCTTTTGATATTGGCCATTGCCAGGTTCTCGAAAATCTTCCTCAATACCATAGTGATCCTTTTGACAGGATGATTATCGCTCAGGCCATTGCGGAAAACCTGGTGATTATCACACAAGACGAGAAGTTTAGATTGTATGAAGAGCTAGTAACTATTTTCTGGAACTAG